CCTGTGCTCATCACTGCTCTCCGTCCCTGCCCGACCTTCGGACCTGCCGTCATCACGTCACCTGCTCGCTGTGCTTGCCCGACTCGCCGACCTGCCGGGCCCGGTGGGCCCGCAGCGCCTGCCCGGCCGCCCACAGCACCAGGGCCGCCAGCGCCGCCGCCACCGGCAGCCACCCGGCGGCGGCGCCGTACCGGTGCGCCAACAGCCCGCCGAGGGCGGCGAACAGGGCCGCGGTCAGGACGGCGCAGCCGAGCGCGTAGCCGCCGTAGGCGAGCCGCAGCCCGGGCGGATAGCCGCGCAGCGGCGCGCTGTCGCGGCGCACGGCCGATCGGGCCAGCAGGACCGTGAACCGGCGGCTCTCGGTGGCCAGTTGGAGGCAGTCCAAGGCGTAGCCGAGCGCTTTGTACCCGTCCAGCGGGGGCAGCGGCAGCAGGTTGCCGAGCGCGACCGCGGTGCCGAGCAGCAGCAGGGCGCCGAGGAACGGCCGGGCCTGGGCGTGGTCGGGCAGCAGCAGCCAGGCGGGGTAGAACGGCAGCAGGAAGGCGAGGTTCATCACCGCCCCGGCCAGCGCGGTGGCGATCTGCTCGCGGCGGCGGCGGAAGAACCGGACGTTCTCCACCTCGCAGTACAGGTAGGTCATCGGCAGCCGCCAGCGCAGTCCGATCTCCCGGACCTGCCCGCCGAAGGCCCGGCCGACCAGCCCGTGGGCGAGCTCGTGCAGGGCGAGGCTGGTCCACAGCAGGGTGCCGACGGCGAGCAGCGCCACCGGGTTCTCCGCCAGCCGCGCGGTCTCGCCCAGCAGGGTGCGGGCGTTGACGGCGACTCCGGCCAGCAGCGCCGTCACCAGCACCAGCAGCGGCGCGAGCACGCTGCGGCGGCGGGCGAAGCCGGTGGCCCGGTGCATCCGGTCCAGCAGGGCGGGCGCGTCGGCGACCAGCTTGACCCGGCCGGACAGCGCGGAGGACCGGGCGGGCGGGGCGGCCTGCGGCGGCTCCGGGGCCGGCGCGTGGTCGAGCAGCCCGCGGGCGTAGAGCAGGCCGAGGAGCTGCTGCCACTGCGGCTCGCCGAGCCGGGCCCGGAAGCGGACGGCGTACTGCTCGCCGACCTCCGCCAGCGAACGGGTGCCGTCCAGCCGGGCGATGATGAAGTGCTCCTTCGGCCCGAGCTCCAACTGCCGTCCGCCGACCGGGTCCCAGACCAGGTGGACTTCCGCGGCGCCGCGCCGCAGCGGCCGGGCGAGCCGCAGCTCGGGGCGGACCTTCGGCTGCAGGGCGAGGAGTTGACGGCCGCTCACGACGCCGCCGCCGGCTGCGGCTCGCGCAGGGCGCGGGCCAGGATGTACGACAGGAACGCCTCGTCGCGGACGGTCACCGACAGCCGGTTGTTGGTCATGTGCGCGTACGGGAACAGCAGCATCGGCAGCGCCTGCGCCGGGTCGGTGACCACCAGGTCGCGTTCGCCGTCCCAGGAACGGAAGACCAGCTCGCCGCGGCGGGCCGCTGCCGCGGCCCGGTCGCGCAGCTGCAGGCAGTGCTCGGCCCAGCCGCGCAGCACGGTGGGCAGCCGCTCCGGGGTCTGCCCGGCGACCGCCGCCCGGATCGCCCGGAACCGGGCCGGCAGCGCCTCGCCCATGCTGGCGTAGGCACGGTCGTAGCCCTGCTGCGCGGTGAAGTTGGTGCCCTCGAACGCCCCGTTCCAGAACGCGTGGTAGCGGTCGAGGAAGGCCAGCAGGTCGTCCTCCTCCGGCAGGAAGCAGGAGGCCATGGTCAGCATCAGCTGCGCGCCGAGGCCCAGCACCACGGTGCGCAGGTGCAGGTTCATGGTGCGGGTGGCCTCCACCACCAGGTCGCTGGAGTGCTGGAAGTGCCACTCGGCGAGTTCGATCCCGGCGGGCCCGCCGTACTTGCCGTACTCGGGCTCGTACGGTTCGAGGCTGAAGGTGTTGTTCTCGCGCAGCCTCATCCGGCCGTCCGGGCCGAGCAGGCGCTCGCGTTCCTCCTCGCGGTACTCCAGCTCGAACATGGTGTTGTACAGCTCGGCGAAGAAGCTGTCCTTCACCTCGTACAGCGCCGGGCGGCGGCGCAGGAACTCCGCCACGGCCGCCTCGGCCCGCTCCCGCACCTCGGCGGCCGCCCCCGCGCCGGCGGGTCGCAGCCGCAGCCGCAGGTGCGGGCCCTCCAGCCAGTAGTTGATGAAGAAGTACCCGGCGAGCAGGCCCTCGTCGGTCAGCTCGGCGACCAGCGGGCGGACGCACTGCAGCAGCAGCGGGCGCGGGCTGGCGGCGTAGAAGACGTGCAGCGCGAGCCAGTCGCCCGGGGCGGCCCCGGGGGCGCTGGGGGGTGTGGTCGGATCAGTCATGGTTCGGCTCTCCTTGCCGCGGCTCGGGCGCGGCGGCTTCCGCGCGGGGCGTCGACTCCGGTTCGGGCGCGGCGGCCCGCGGGCCGGGCAGGACTTCCAGGGCCAGTTCGGCGACGTGGCGCCCCTGGTCGGAGCGCACGTGCAGCAGTTCCTCGCCCGGCAGCATCTCCTCCAGCACCAGCCGCCCGGCGCCGCCGGCCAGCAGCCCGTCCAGCGCCGTCAGCGACAGCGGGCTGGCGAAGTCCACGTACTGCGGCTTCGCCGCGCCGAGCGCCGCCACGCCCTCCGGGTGCGCGCGGGCGAACACCCGCACGGGCAGGGCGTGCCGGCGACGCCAGCGCTGCCACTCCAGGTACCGCTCCGACTCGCCCGCGCCCGGCGGGAACCGGGGCAGCGCGTCGGCTGCCGCGGTCCAGCTGCGCCGGTGCAGCACCAGGCTGCCGTACCGGACCCGGGGACGCCGGGTCACCCCGTGCGACGCCGCGCCGGTCGGCACCCCGCGCCACAGCTCGGGCGTGACCCGCGAGGTCGGCGAGAACAGCAGCAGGCTGCGCGGGATCTCCGGCAGCACCATCGGCACCAGGTAGCCGAGGTAGACCGGGATCACCTCCGCGCCGAGCCGCCGCGAGCGCAGCACCAGCCGGTCGGCGTCCGGATCGTGCTCCACGTACAGGTCGTCGAGGTGGATCTGCGCGTCCTCGGGCGCGGTGCTGGTCTCGCCCGGGCAGACCAACTCGTAGTCGGTGAGCCGGGCGTGCAGGTTCAGGTTGGTGGTCGCCGCGCCCGCGGTGACCTCCGCGAGCACCGCCCCCGGCGGCGTCACCTCGCGCAGCGTGCCGCCGAGCGCGGCCGACAGGCCGCCGCCCTCGCCGCTGCCTTCGCCCGACTCGAAGCAGTGCGTGAACCGGGTGAACGGGAAGCACAGGCCGCCGTAGGAGTGGTTGAGCACCACCCGCGGATCGTCGGCCGCCGGAGAGAGCTGGACGAAGTGGCTGTGCGGTGCGAACGTGCCGCCCAGCGCGCCGAGTTCGGTCGCCACGGCCGCCAGGTCGGCCTCGGTGATGGCCAACTCCTCGACTTCCCGGGGCAGTTCCTCCCACCGCAGGCGCATCCGGCGGACCAGTTCGGCGCGGGCCCGGTCCAGGGCGGTGATCTCCGGCAGGCCGAGCCAGTTCTCCTCCGGCGGGTACGCCCCGTGCTCGACCTTCGCCGACTTGGTGGCGGTGAACTGCAAGTACTGGTTGAAGATGTCCTCGTGGAAGTCGTGCACCAGCTGCAGCAGGTCCTCGCTGCGCCCGCCGCGACCGTGCCGCGCCAGGAAGAACCCCTTCAGCGTCAGCCGTTGGGCCAGGCCGAGGTCGAACACCGGCAGCATGCGGCCCAGCTCCGCCAGCGGCTCTGCCGCCAGCTCGGCCCACAGCCCTGCATCGGCCCGCACCTCGCCCGCGTCCACGTCCTCGTACAGCAAGGTCTGCGGCAGCACCGCCTGCTGCTCGCCCAACTCGTTTTGTACGGCCAACAGTTCGACCCGGACCTCGGCCAGCAGTGCCCGCCTGGTGCGGACGTCCCCGGCGGCGTAGCGGTCGAGCGCGGCGATCGGCGCGGCGAGACGGTCGGCGACCGCCTCCGCCCACGGGCGCTCCAGCGAGCGCAGCGCCGAGCGGAACGCGCGCAGCGGATCGCCGGTGTGCACATCGGTGGCCAGCAGCGGAAGTTGCAGGATGCCGACCTCCAGCAGGGCCTCCAGGTAGCGTTCGGCGTCCTCCGGACCGGAGTCGAGCTCGGCCGCGAGTGCGGCCGCGAGTTCGCCGAAGCGGATCAGCGGCCGCCGCCGGAACAGCTCCAGCAGGTGCTCCAGCACCCCGCTCAGGCGGAGGAAGAACAGCCGGTCCCGCGCCGCGTCGAAACTCACCGCCGCACCGACGTCCCCGGCCGTCACCGACCGCCGCACATACCGGACCCGGTCCTCGGTCAGCTCCATCCCGGACGCGGGCGCCACCGGCAGATCCCCGCGCCGCACCGGGTCCCGCGCCACCAGCTCCGCCAGCCGCGCCAACACCACCACGTTCAGCCGCGGATGGCTCCCCCGCCCCGCCCCCAACCGCACCCCGGCCCCGTCCAGTGCCCCCGCACCCTCCAGCCCGCGCTCTTCCCGGTTCGAACCCGCCGCAGGCGAGAAGGTTCCGACGGCGACCGGGGTGAACGTGCTGAAGGGGCTGGTCTTGCAGGCGGTGCGGTAGAGGTAGGCGAGCAGGGACCGTTCGGCCTTGCGGGTGCGCTTGTCCGGGGTGGCGGTCGGGGCGGCGAGGCCGTCGAGGCGGGCTTCCAGGGACGGGGCGGCGAGCAGGAGGCCGAGTCGCAGCTCGTCCAGACCGGCCAGCCGGCGCAACTCGCCCCGCGTGCGAACGAGTTCGCGTTCGAAGGCGGGCAGCCCGGTCTCCTGGAGCTGGGCCAGCCGGCGGCGGGCGGGCAGCCACTGGGCGAGCAGTTCGCCGGTCGCGGGGTCCAGCCGGCCGACCAGTTCGAGCGCGGCGGCCGGCCGCTCGGGCAGCCGGTTGTTGAACACCCGCCGCCGCAGGTACAGCACCAGGCGGCGCTGTTCGGCGTCCTCGGCGAGCTTCACCAGGGCGGAGAGCGGTTCGCTGAGCCGCGCACCGAGGTCGGCGAGCCGTTCCTCCTCCGCGATCAACTCCTCAGCCCAGTCGAAGACTTCGTCCGACCGCAGGCCGTGCACGGCCTCGACGGGCAGCCCGCCGGCGCGCAGCATGAAGCGCGGCCCGAGCACCTGCCGTGATCGCCCGCCGTTGGGCGCCGCACCCTCGGGGGGCGCGGTGAACTCCGTGGTGGTCACTGTCTCTTCCGCCCCTCAGACGATCGCGTGGTCGAAGTCGGCGGGGCTGCGGTGCTCCTGGCCGACCATCATGATCAGCAGCGGCAGCTCTTCGCCGTCGGCGAGGCCGAGGTGCTCGGTGTAGGACACGGAGTCGAACCCGAGGGCGACGCCGCAGGCCAGGCCGAGCGCGGGGGCCGCGGTGTAGAGGGCCTGCGAGCTCGCGCCGACGGCGGCGTTGACCAGGCGCAGGCCCCGGTCGCCGACGGCGTCCAGCACGGCGGGGGTGGGTGCGCTGACCAGGATCACCGCCCCCGCCTGCTCCAGGTTGTAGTTGTCCAGGAAGTAGTTCCGTTGCAGGAACCAGCCGTGCGGTCCGGGCCGCACCGGCCGCAGCACCCGTTCGGCCGGCTCGTAGGCGTAGGCCCCGGCCGGCACGTCCGCGACGTGGTTGACGAAGACGTGCAGCCTGGTCAACGAGTACTCGTCCGGTCCTTCCTGGCAGCCCGTCAGTCGGCCGGCCGTCGCGGCGGCGGCGAGCACCCCCGCGAGCTGCGCGGCGCTCATCGGCGGCCGCCCGCTGAACCGCCCGAAGCTGCTGCGCCTGGCCCGCAGTGCCGCCCGGGCACCGAGGGCCGGCTGCTCGGCCGCCGGCAGCACGATCGGCTCGCCGACCGGCTCGGCGGGCTCGGAGGCCGCCCGCAGGCGCGCCCAGGCCGTGTCGAGCGCCGCGTCCAGCACCCCCGGGGCGGGACGTTCGGCGGCGCCGTCCAGCGTCGCCCGGTGGATGCGCCGGACGGTGTCGAAGGAGAGCACCGTCCGCGACCGCTCCTGGTCGACGGCCCGGACCTGTGCCCCGGTCGGCTCGGTCGACTGCGCCGCGTCCGGTCCGCCCGCCCAGCGCAGCGGGACGACCGCGAACACGCCTTCCTCGTCCGGCTCCAGACCGAGCAGGCGGCCGAGCCGCTCCTCGTCGAACCAGAGCGCCGCGCCGAGGCGCAGGCCCTGCGCGGCGGCCCAGATCCGCCAGGTCTCCAGCAGCGCGCCGATGTCCATGGTGACGACGTGGTAGGCGAAGCTGTTGTACTTGAAGGCGTTCTGCCAGAACTTGACGGTCAGCACCAGGAACTGGTCGCAGTCCGCGGCGAGCCCGCCGAGCGCGGCCCGGACGTCGGGGGTCACGTCGCCGGTCAGCAGCCGCCGCATCGCGTGGTGCGGGGTGGCGTAGTGGTGGACCCCGGGGGTGAGCGGGCCGCTGGGTCCGCTGACCCAGTGGATGCCGATGGGGTACAGGCCGCCGCCCGAGGCGGTGCCGCGGGAGAAGTTGGCGTGCGGGTAGCGGGGCAGCGTGCCGAGGTCGGAGTTGGCCTGCACGCCGAGCCGACGGCCCGTCAGTCCGTAGGAGTCCCTGAGCATCCCGCCGAGCAGCGGCAGCGTGAAGCCGTCCTCGCCGGCCGGGCCGAACAGGCCGCGCTCGATCCCGCCCGGCGGGTCGGGCGGGCAGTCGGGCAGCGGGAAGTGCGGGGCGGCGGGGTAGTACTTGTCCTTCCTGGGGCGGTCGGCCCAGTCGGGTACGAAGTCGGCGGGCTCCATCGGGACCCGGCCCCGCCACAGCACCGCGGACGCGTACTCGCGGGCGTAGCCCATGATCGTTCCTCTCTCGTACGCCTGCGGCCGACCGGCGGTCGCCGGTGCGCAGGTGGGGGCGGGGCTCAGGGGAAGGGGTGCGGGGCGGGGTTGAGCTGGTCCGCCCGCAGGTCGTGCTCGCGCAGACCGGCCGCGCGCGGCGCGGTCCGCAACCGGGGCATGGTCAGCGCCCGTTGGCGCTGCCAGCCGAAGTCGATCGGCAGCAGGCCGGGGACCAGCACCGAGGCGGTGTGCAGGCCGGAGGCGCGCTGCTCGGGCATGGTCTGGTCGACCACGACGACGTCGAAGCCGGCCGCGGCGACCGCGTCGACGCACCGCCGCAGGTCCTCGCGCAGGTCCGCGGAGGGCGCGATCGACCCCTCGGCGAGCCGCCGCGGGGGCGCCGCCGCACCGCCCTTGCCGGTGCCGCTGCCACCGCCGTTGCCGTCGAGCAGGAAGTCGGCGTACCGCGCCATCTCGGGCAGCCCGTACACCAGCGGGTGGTCGTGCAGGACCCGCACCTGGTCGAAGTCCGCGGCCATCGCGCGCAGCCTGCGTTCCTCGCGGGCGGTGCGGCTGCGCAGGTTGACGGCGTCGGTGGCGATCTCGCACAGGCCGGCCCAGAGTGCCGCCTCCGGGTCGAGGCTCGCGCCCGCGCCGAAGCAGAGCCGGCCGGGACCGCCGTCGATCCGTTCGGCGACGGCGGTGACCACCGGGATCGGGAAGGTGATCCGGGTGTCGAAGAACCGCGCCCGGTAGCCGTACATCTCCAGCCGGTCCACCATCGCCCGGGTCTGCGGCCGGCTGCTCGCCCGGCCGTCCAGTTCCGGCAGCGCGAGGCGGCCGTACCAGGCGAGCAGGAAGGCGTCCCGCTCCACGGCCTCCATCAGCCCGAAGTAGATCGCCTCCTCCAGGCAGCCGCCGGAGGCGCAGCCGTTCGAGCTCTCCTGGACGAAGCGGTTCTCGACGCCACCGGGCGCGTGGTAGTACGCCAGGATCTCCGGTACCAGCAGCGGGCGTTGGTCACGCAGCGACCAGCCCCACACCCAGGGGATCGGCCGCCCGGGGTCGAACGGGCGGATCCCGCTGACCCGGTGGAACTCGTCCGAGTAGAGCCCGCTGACCCGCGGGTCGAGCGCCTGCTCCCCGAGCTCGTCGAAGGCCGCGACCACGGTGGTCCGCTTGCCGCGGGCCCGCATCCCGGCGAACCGCTCCAGTCCTTCCAGCAGACCGACCTCGGTGCTGGCCCGGTAGTCGGGGGTGTGGCCGCCCCAGAAGCACTCGCGCAGGTAGTCCCCGGAGCGCATGGTGAAGCAGCCGACGGTCGAGGAGGTGGACGCGGACACCAGGTCGGGCACCACGGAGGGGCCGAGCATCCCGGCGACCGGGTTGACGAACGCGGGCAGCGACAGCCCGTACTCCTGCACGGCGCGCAGCCGGAAGTCGTCGGGCGCGCGCTTCGGACGGCTGGTCAGCTCGATCCGGGCGGCCTCCGCACTGTCCTGCGTGCGGTGGTCGCAGTGCGGGCACTCCGCGTCCGGCAGCAATGGGAAACCGCTGACCCGCAGCGTCTCCAGGTCCAGCAGGTGCACCACGGGCAGCCGCTGCTCGCCCTGCACCACGCCGGGCCGTCGCTCCGCGCGCGCCGACAGCAGCGCAGCCAGCGCATCGGTGAGGAACGGCACCGCCCACGGCGGACGGCCGACCGCGCTGGTGCCGGAGCCCAGTTCCAGCGCGTCCCGCAACTGTCCGGACCGGACGGCCTGCCAGCGCCGGGCCAGGCAGCGCGGGCACGGCGAGCCCTCACCCCCGACCGCCTCCGGGCCGACCACCGCGTGGTGCCCGTACACGTGCACCGCCACCGACCGCCCGGAGCCTCCCCCGGCGTCCCCGCCCACGGCGAGTTCGTCGCGGGCGCCGAGCATGGACAGCGCGACGGCCCCGGCCCGACGCTCCGTCAACTCGTCGGCGAGCTCGGCGAAGAACTCCCCCCACGGACCGCCGTACGCCACCTGTGCCACCTGCACCCCCGCGCCACCGGTGGCCGGCGCGCGGGTCAGGAGGTCCTCAGGCATCCGAAGTCCCGTCGGTGAGCAGCACCTTGACCACCTCGATCCGACCGGCCCGCAGGTCGGCCGAGCCGGCGGGAGCCAGCAGGACGTCGCGCCCGGCGGCGCGGAGCCGGTCCAGCACCTGCGGCCAGTCGAGGTCCTCGCCGAGCCCGGCGCCGTCCTCGCCGGCGGGCGCC
The DNA window shown above is from Streptomyces sp. TLI_171 and carries:
- a CDS encoding nitroreductase family protein, with the translated sequence MGYAREYASAVLWRGRVPMEPADFVPDWADRPRKDKYYPAAPHFPLPDCPPDPPGGIERGLFGPAGEDGFTLPLLGGMLRDSYGLTGRRLGVQANSDLGTLPRYPHANFSRGTASGGGLYPIGIHWVSGPSGPLTPGVHHYATPHHAMRRLLTGDVTPDVRAALGGLAADCDQFLVLTVKFWQNAFKYNSFAYHVVTMDIGALLETWRIWAAAQGLRLGAALWFDEERLGRLLGLEPDEEGVFAVVPLRWAGGPDAAQSTEPTGAQVRAVDQERSRTVLSFDTVRRIHRATLDGAAERPAPGVLDAALDTAWARLRAASEPAEPVGEPIVLPAAEQPALGARAALRARRSSFGRFSGRPPMSAAQLAGVLAAAATAGRLTGCQEGPDEYSLTRLHVFVNHVADVPAGAYAYEPAERVLRPVRPGPHGWFLQRNYFLDNYNLEQAGAVILVSAPTPAVLDAVGDRGLRLVNAAVGASSQALYTAAPALGLACGVALGFDSVSYTEHLGLADGEELPLLIMMVGQEHRSPADFDHAIV
- a CDS encoding M50 family metallopeptidase; protein product: MSGRQLLALQPKVRPELRLARPLRRGAAEVHLVWDPVGGRQLELGPKEHFIIARLDGTRSLAEVGEQYAVRFRARLGEPQWQQLLGLLYARGLLDHAPAPEPPQAAPPARSSALSGRVKLVADAPALLDRMHRATGFARRRSVLAPLLVLVTALLAGVAVNARTLLGETARLAENPVALLAVGTLLWTSLALHELAHGLVGRAFGGQVREIGLRWRLPMTYLYCEVENVRFFRRRREQIATALAGAVMNLAFLLPFYPAWLLLPDHAQARPFLGALLLLGTAVALGNLLPLPPLDGYKALGYALDCLQLATESRRFTVLLARSAVRRDSAPLRGYPPGLRLAYGGYALGCAVLTAALFAALGGLLAHRYGAAAGWLPVAAALAALVLWAAGQALRAHRARQVGESGKHSEQVT
- a CDS encoding TOMM precursor leader peptide-binding protein, coding for MPEDLLTRAPATGGAGVQVAQVAYGGPWGEFFAELADELTERRAGAVALSMLGARDELAVGGDAGGGSGRSVAVHVYGHHAVVGPEAVGGEGSPCPRCLARRWQAVRSGQLRDALELGSGTSAVGRPPWAVPFLTDALAALLSARAERRPGVVQGEQRLPVVHLLDLETLRVSGFPLLPDAECPHCDHRTQDSAEAARIELTSRPKRAPDDFRLRAVQEYGLSLPAFVNPVAGMLGPSVVPDLVSASTSSTVGCFTMRSGDYLRECFWGGHTPDYRASTEVGLLEGLERFAGMRARGKRTTVVAAFDELGEQALDPRVSGLYSDEFHRVSGIRPFDPGRPIPWVWGWSLRDQRPLLVPEILAYYHAPGGVENRFVQESSNGCASGGCLEEAIYFGLMEAVERDAFLLAWYGRLALPELDGRASSRPQTRAMVDRLEMYGYRARFFDTRITFPIPVVTAVAERIDGGPGRLCFGAGASLDPEAALWAGLCEIATDAVNLRSRTAREERRLRAMAADFDQVRVLHDHPLVYGLPEMARYADFLLDGNGGGSGTGKGGAAAPPRRLAEGSIAPSADLREDLRRCVDAVAAAGFDVVVVDQTMPEQRASGLHTASVLVPGLLPIDFGWQRQRALTMPRLRTAPRAAGLREHDLRADQLNPAPHPFP
- a CDS encoding lantibiotic dehydratase, coding for MTTTEFTAPPEGAAPNGGRSRQVLGPRFMLRAGGLPVEAVHGLRSDEVFDWAEELIAEEERLADLGARLSEPLSALVKLAEDAEQRRLVLYLRRRVFNNRLPERPAAALELVGRLDPATGELLAQWLPARRRLAQLQETGLPAFERELVRTRGELRRLAGLDELRLGLLLAAPSLEARLDGLAAPTATPDKRTRKAERSLLAYLYRTACKTSPFSTFTPVAVGTFSPAAGSNREERGLEGAGALDGAGVRLGAGRGSHPRLNVVVLARLAELVARDPVRRGDLPVAPASGMELTEDRVRYVRRSVTAGDVGAAVSFDAARDRLFFLRLSGVLEHLLELFRRRPLIRFGELAAALAAELDSGPEDAERYLEALLEVGILQLPLLATDVHTGDPLRAFRSALRSLERPWAEAVADRLAAPIAALDRYAAGDVRTRRALLAEVRVELLAVQNELGEQQAVLPQTLLYEDVDAGEVRADAGLWAELAAEPLAELGRMLPVFDLGLAQRLTLKGFFLARHGRGGRSEDLLQLVHDFHEDIFNQYLQFTATKSAKVEHGAYPPEENWLGLPEITALDRARAELVRRMRLRWEELPREVEELAITEADLAAVATELGALGGTFAPHSHFVQLSPAADDPRVVLNHSYGGLCFPFTRFTHCFESGEGSGEGGGLSAALGGTLREVTPPGAVLAEVTAGAATTNLNLHARLTDYELVCPGETSTAPEDAQIHLDDLYVEHDPDADRLVLRSRRLGAEVIPVYLGYLVPMVLPEIPRSLLLFSPTSRVTPELWRGVPTGAASHGVTRRPRVRYGSLVLHRRSWTAAADALPRFPPGAGESERYLEWQRWRRRHALPVRVFARAHPEGVAALGAAKPQYVDFASPLSLTALDGLLAGGAGRLVLEEMLPGEELLHVRSDQGRHVAELALEVLPGPRAAAPEPESTPRAEAAAPEPRQGEPNHD
- a CDS encoding lantibiotic dehydratase C-terminal domain-containing protein, with the translated sequence MTDPTTPPSAPGAAPGDWLALHVFYAASPRPLLLQCVRPLVAELTDEGLLAGYFFINYWLEGPHLRLRLRPAGAGAAAEVRERAEAAVAEFLRRRPALYEVKDSFFAELYNTMFELEYREEERERLLGPDGRMRLRENNTFSLEPYEPEYGKYGGPAGIELAEWHFQHSSDLVVEATRTMNLHLRTVVLGLGAQLMLTMASCFLPEEDDLLAFLDRYHAFWNGAFEGTNFTAQQGYDRAYASMGEALPARFRAIRAAVAGQTPERLPTVLRGWAEHCLQLRDRAAAAARRGELVFRSWDGERDLVVTDPAQALPMLLFPYAHMTNNRLSVTVRDEAFLSYILARALREPQPAAAS